gttttctttttttcttttgtggCAATATCCAAGTATTGTGCCAATTTTCCAATTTTCCATATTAGTCATTTtgcatattaatattaaaagaCAAGGTAAAggtaccaaacactaataatcaaGCAGTAATCCGTAATAACACACAACAAATAAACCAAACAGATCCTAAACCTAATTTATTTGTCGCAAAAGGTATCCTGATCATTCTAAGATTgagtttttatcttttatttcaacCTACCGCatctctaattatttatttgtGGTCGTATTAAGCTTATATGTATCAAATTAGTTAAGTGTGAACTTATAATTCAGATATAAGAACTTGGGTGAAGAATTTAGTAGCCCCTAAATTTGTGCATATTACACTACCTAGTCCATCTTTTAAAAATACACTATAAAATCTCTGGGTTTCGACAAAACTAACTATTTAATCCATCTATCCATAACTTTTATATAAAATGACAAGTTTATTCTTCTATCACTAATTAACTTCCTTTTATgtttaattaagttttatataattttatttattatattaattcaagaataaaaactaatattagtaataaaattatattattatttagcttCCCTGTGGAACTAGGAAAATGGGTATACATACGATCCATCAACTCTAATTTAttcctttttcaattttttcataAGATTGATGTGAGAAGAGTGTATGATAGTGGTCCATGAATGTTTGACAACAAGATCATGATTGTACATCAAATGAATCAACATGCTACCAACTAAGATTTTACTTTTTTACATAGATGTCTGGATTCATATGTACAAtctccattgaagacacttcGATAATCAAGTCATTATAAGAGaagttaagagagagaaagagtatagactagagagagagaaaattaccCTCAAAGGTTGCTTGCTTTGGGGGTATTTATAGGTTCTGGACATGTGGGGTATCAAATGTCCTTAATACCCCTAGGTATGGGGGTGGTTCAAAGGCTTTATTCTGAGAATCCGGACTAGATGGGGGTCTAAAGTCGAAGGGCAGGATCAATGTCGAGGCCCAGGGTCGGCCCTGGGCCTTGATTTTTGGGGCGCAGGCCCGGGGCCCATGAATTCTAGGGGccccaaaataattttttcattttagtatatatattaaaaaaaattacaaacctACCGTTGTTGTGTGTGTCTCCTTCTTTCCGCGATTTCTCTTCTCTCCTGCGTTGCGCGTCTTCGGTGATTTCTTTCCCCGATTCTCTCCTCTGCGTTGCGTCTTCCTGCCTTAAAAACCTACCGTTGCTTGCTGCTCCTCCTGGTAAGTAAAATGaacttataatttatttattagtttTCAAGTTTTgctgtttgatttttttttttactgtttatattttctgattttgattttttgattttgctgtttatatttttttattttgatcttttgattttgttgtttatattttttgattttgttgtttgattttttaGATAAATTTGATATTTGATTTTGCTGTTTACATAATTTAGTTCAAGTCTTTTGATTTTGCTGTTTGATTTTTTAGATAAGTTTGATATTTGATTTTGCTGTTTACATAATTTAGTTCAAGTCTTTTGATTTTGCTGTTTGATTTTTTACATAAGTTTATGTTACTGatattgtttatatttattaattttttttgaagagtTCAGGCAGGAGCATCATCACTGAATACTGATTATCAAGttattaaagtttagaagaatcTGAGGGAACGTTTTATTATCAAGttattaaagtttagaagaatcTGAGGGAACGTCTTATTATCAAGGTGttatcttttttatatatatattttatttgaattGTTCTTGTTCTTAAATCATAAGATGTTTTCTAAAAAGCATTTGTCCGGaagtgaaaaaagaaaaaagagaaaacgaTTGGATGTTTTAGTAGAATCACAACAAGGAGCTATTGATAAATTTATAGTTAAGAAGAAAGATTCGAATGAGAATCATAATGAGGAAGGTGCAACTAATGTGGACGAGTCAACAGATAATTTGGTTGAAAATGATATTAGTGACCATAATGCTAATGATTTGAGTGAGGTAAATGAGGTGTCTGAAAATCCCGATATTGGTAAAGAACAAACAATCCAtcattttaatgatatttatgaTCCTAGAAATTGGGAAACTCTTGATAATAAGGAAAGGGACATTTTAGTTGAAAAGGGACCTATAAAGGAAGAGAATTTGAGTTTTCCTTTAGACAAGTTGTCTAGACATTTTTCATATACCTTATACTCTAGAAAACTAAGCAATGGTGAGATACATGATAGAAAGTGGTTGGTTTATTCTAAACATGTTGATAAAGTTTATTGTTTTTGTTGTAAATTGTTCAAATTTAGTACGAACAAATCTTTGTTAGCAAATGATGGACATAATGATTGGAAGCATCTTGTTGAGAGACTTGGGCAACATGAGAATAGTATTGAACATATGACTAGTATGAATACTTGGAATGAATTAAGAGTTCGATTGGATAAGAGCGTAACAATTGATAAAAACTTGCAACAAGAGGTTATGAAAGAGAAAGAACATTGGAGACAAGTTTTAGTTAGAATCCTTTCTATTGTGAAATGTCTTGCTAAACATAATATGGCATTTAGAAGCTCTAATGAAAAGTTATATCAAGATAGCAATGGTAATTTTTTAGGATTGATTGAAATGATTGAGGAATTTGATGTTGTAATTCAAGATCATGTACGATGTATTGAAAATCATGAAATTCACTATCATTATCTTGGACATAAAATGCAAAATGAGTTAATCTCTCTTTTGGCACAAAATGTTAGAAATTTTATAATCAAGATAATCAAAGAAAGCAAATACTTTTTCATTATTCTTGATTGTACTCCTGATGTGAGTCATCAAGAACAAATGACTTTAGTAGTACGATGTGTTAATATGTCCggtaagaaaataaaaattgaggaGTAATTTCTTGAGTTTCTAAAAGTGCATGATACAACCGGGTTAGTGCTTTTTAATTAACTTTTAGAAGTGTTGAAAGGTCTTGATCTTAGTGTTGATGATGTGAGGGGTCAAGGTTATGACAATGGTTCAAATATGAAAGGAAAACACCAAGGAGTCCAAACTAGGGTACTTGAAATTAATCCTAGAGCTTTATATATGCCTTGTGCTTGCCATAGTCTTAATCTTACTCTTAGTGATATGACTCATTCTTGTGTTAAAGCTATTTCTTTTTGGGGGGTTATTCAACGTGTATATTCATTATTTGCGGGCTCTACAAAAAGATGGCAAGTTTTTCTTGATAATGTTCCTGGTTTAACTTTAAAGTCTTTGTGCAATACTCGTTGGGAGAGTCggattaaaagtgtgaaacctatTAGGTTTCAAACTCCTCAAATTAAACTAGCTTTGgaggaattaaaaaaaaaattatgatgaTGCCAAATCAAAGAGTGATGCAGATAGTTTAGTAGATGTCATAGAGAGTTTTGAGTTTTTGCTTAGTATGGTTATTTGGTATGAAATCTTGTTTGCTATTAACATGGTAAGCAAGAAATTACAATCTAAATATATGTGCATTGACTGTACCATGAAACAGTTGAAAGGTGTAatattatttttacaaaagTTTAGAGATGAAGGCTATGAATCTTATTTGAATGTTGCTAAAGATGTTGCTTTTAATATGGATGTGGAGCctatttttccaacaaaatGTCGAATTACTAGAAAAAAACAATTTGATGAGAATGATTATGAAGAGGAAATTAAAACTCCCCAACAGTTATTTAAAGaagagtattttttttattgttgtggGCATGACTTTAGTTTCTTTAGAAAGTAGATTTGAGCAATTAAAATATTTCGAAAgcatttttgaatttttatttaattcaaaaaaattgaaatcatTAGATTCCGATGATTTAAAAAATTGTTGTGATAATCTTCACTCTATTTTTTCATATGACGGTGTATCCGATTTTGatttaaatgatttttttttctgaattgAAAGTATTGCAAATTACTTTGCCATCTGATGAATTAATGTCAACTATTGAAATTCTTGAGTTTGTTAAAGCTGCAAATTGTTATCCAAATGTTTCTATTGCTTATAGGATTTTATTAACTTTGCCTATGACTGTAGCATCAGCCGAACGAAACTTTTCAAaactaaagttaataaaaaCTTACTTGAGGTCATCAATGTCTCAAGAAAGGTTGAGTGGTTTAGTAATTTTGTCTattgagaaagaaattttggAAACTATGGATGCTGATATTATCATTAATGATTTTGCCTCTCGTAATGCTCGGAGAAGTAaacttttttaattatttgcaTACTTTATTTTGTAGGCAATTAAAGATGATATTCAAGGTTGGAAAAGAGTTAGAAATTGAAGAATATCAACATAGAGACCGTTCTTTAGTGGTTCAGAACAATTTTGATTATGTTTAGTATATTTTGAAGTTGTATTCTTAACAATATTGATTTTGTTTAGCACATTTTAAAATTACAACAGGTGTTTGGGGGTTGttagggggtgccaacctagttgggatgtccaaCAATCTCTATTTCAACTTTtaaagaaattttatttttagaaatttgGTATTAAAGGGTCCAATTTTATTCTCTCGCCCCGGACCTATAAAAGGTCAGGAACGGCCCTGCCGAGGCCTGTGGTCGGCTTCTTATATCCTTCAtcaatagttatattattttaagACAATGTACAAATTTAGTCTTATAGTTATTGGGAGAA
The window above is part of the Euphorbia lathyris chromosome 3, ddEupLath1.1, whole genome shotgun sequence genome. Proteins encoded here:
- the LOC136222615 gene encoding uncharacterized protein, which encodes MFSKKHLSGSEKRKKRKRLDVLVESQQGAIDKFIVKKKDSNENHNEEGATNVDESTDNLVENDISDHNANDLSEVNEVSENPDIGKEQTIHHFNDIYDPRNWETLDNKERDILVEKGPIKEENLSFPLDKLSRHFSYTLYSRKLSNGEIHDRKWLVYSKHVDKVYCFCCKLFKFSTNKSLLANDGHNDWKHLVERLGQHENSIEHMTSMNTWNELRVRLDKSVTIDKNLQQEVMKEKEHWRQVLVRILSIVKCLAKHNMAFRSSNEKLYQDSNGNFLGLIEMIEEFDVVIQDHVRCIENHEIHYHYLGHKMQNELISLLAQNVRNFIIKIIKESKYFFIILDCTPDVSHQEQMTLVVRCVNMSEVLKGLDLSVDDVRGQGYDNGSNMKGKHQGVQTRVLEINPRALYMPCACHSLNLTLSDMTHSCVKAISFWGVIQRVYSLFAGSTKRWQVFLDNVPVLQITLPSDELMSTIEILEFVKAANCYPNVSIAYRILLTLPMTVASAERNFSKLKLIKTYLRSSMSQERLSGLVILSIEKEILETMDADIIINDFASRNARRSKLF